One stretch of Miscanthus floridulus cultivar M001 chromosome 18, ASM1932011v1, whole genome shotgun sequence DNA includes these proteins:
- the LOC136520853 gene encoding uncharacterized protein isoform X1, with protein sequence MSVSCGLEWVACLGCTRWAWKRLTYIGAYDSETWPPASPDEFEPVPRLCRAVLANYDEDLSNPKFAPPERGYLDIDPRGIVKRATYEDVGNACPPYLIYVDEAHKETILAIRGLNLVRNADYKVLMDNKLGMQMFDGGYVHHGLLKAAKFILERETETLRDLLRRYGPEYKLVLTGHSLGSGIAALMTVLVVNNRKEFDNIPRSRVKCYALAPARCMSLNLAVKYADVINSVVLQDDFLPRTPTPLEYIFGSIFCLPCLLFLICLRDTFKQDKRKFKDPRRLYAPGRMYHIVERKFCRCGRFPPEVRTAIPVEGRFEHVVLSCSTTSDHAIAWIERESQKALELMMDSKKEMTPPPQQKMERLQSFEEEHKNALQRAKTLDVPHAADLSEEEIQEDGSTGPPSDTRSETTTETKSAGRTSWDELMEKLFTRDEDGKLVVNKDAMAREITVE encoded by the exons ATGTCGGTGAGTTGCGGGCTCGAGTGGGTGGCGTGCCTGGGCTGCACGCGCTGGGCGTGGAAGCGGCTCACCTACATCGGCGCCTACGACAGCGAGACGTGGCCGCCGGCGTCCCCCGACGAGTTCGAGCCCGTCCCGCGCCTCTGCCGCGCCGTGCTCGCCAACTACGACGAGGACCTGTCCAACCCCAAGTTCGCCCCGCCGGAGCGCGGGTACCTCGACATCGACCCCAGGGGCATCGTCAAGCGGGCCACCTACGAGGACGTCGGCAACGCGTGCCCGCCGTATCTTATCTACGTCGACGAGGCGCACAAGGAGACCATCCTCGCCATCCGCGGCCTCAACCTCGTGCGCAACGCCGACTACAAG GTGCTCATGGACAACAAGCTCGGGATGCAGATGTTCGACGGCGGCTACGTGCACCACGGCCTGCTCAAGGCCGCCAAGTTCATCCTGGAGCGGGAGACGGAGACGCTGCGGGACCTGCTGCGCCGCTACGGGCCCGAGTACAAGCTCGTCCTCACCGGCCACTCGCTCGGCTCAGGCATCGCCGCGCTCATGACCGTGCTGGTGGTCAACAACCGCAAGGAGTTCGACAACATACCCAGGAGCCGAGTCAAGTGCTACGCCCTCGCGCCCGCCAGGTGTATGTCGCTCAACCTCGCCGTCAAGTACGCGGACGTCATCAACTCCGTCGTGCTCCAG GATGACTTTTTGCCAAGAACGCCGAcaccactagagtacatttttggGTCTATCTTCTG CTTGCCCTGCTTGCTATTCCTCATCTGCTTGAGAGATACATTTAAACAAGACAAGAGAAAATTTAAAGATCCAAGAAGATTGTATGCTCCTGGGCGAATGTATCATATCGTTGAGAGGAAATTTTGCAG ATGTGGAAGATTCCCACCTGAGGTCAGAACTGCAATTCCAGTGGAAGGACGATTTGAGCATGTTGTGTTATCATGCAGTACCACTTCTGATCATGCCATTGCTTGGATTGAACGGGAATCACAAAAGGCTTTAGAG CTAATGATGGACAGCAAGAAGGAAATGACTCCACCTCCGCAGCAAAAGATGGAGAGATTGCAAAGTTTTGAGGAGGAACACAAGAATGCTCTCCAGAGAGCAAAAACCCTGGATGTTCCTCATGCCGCGGACTTGTCTGAAGAGGAGATTCAGGAGGATGGTAGCACTGGACCACCCTCTGATACTCGTAGCGAGACAACCACAGAAACAAAATCTGCAGGTAGAACGAGTTGGGACGAACTGATGGAGAAGCTTTTCACCAGGGATGAAGATGGGAAACTTGTCGTGAACAAGGATGCCATGGCAAGGGAAATTACTGTCGAGTAA
- the LOC136520853 gene encoding uncharacterized protein isoform X2, which yields MSVSCGLEWVACLGCTRWAWKRLTYIGAYDSETWPPASPDEFEPVPRLCRAVLANYDEDLSNPKFAPPERGYLDIDPRGIVKRATYEDVGNACPPYLIYVDEAHKETILAIRGLNLVRNADYKVLMDNKLGMQMFDGGYVHHGLLKAAKFILERETETLRDLLRRYGPEYKLVLTGHSLGSGIAALMTVLVVNNRKEFDNIPRSRVKCYALAPARCMSLNLAVKYADVINSVVLQDDFLPRTPTPLEYIFGSIFCLPCLLFLICLRDTFKQDKRKFKDPRRLYAPGRMYHIVERKFCRCGRFPPEVRTAIPVEGRFEHVVLSCSTTSDHAIAWIERESQKALEYILHLEDVYLLPI from the exons ATGTCGGTGAGTTGCGGGCTCGAGTGGGTGGCGTGCCTGGGCTGCACGCGCTGGGCGTGGAAGCGGCTCACCTACATCGGCGCCTACGACAGCGAGACGTGGCCGCCGGCGTCCCCCGACGAGTTCGAGCCCGTCCCGCGCCTCTGCCGCGCCGTGCTCGCCAACTACGACGAGGACCTGTCCAACCCCAAGTTCGCCCCGCCGGAGCGCGGGTACCTCGACATCGACCCCAGGGGCATCGTCAAGCGGGCCACCTACGAGGACGTCGGCAACGCGTGCCCGCCGTATCTTATCTACGTCGACGAGGCGCACAAGGAGACCATCCTCGCCATCCGCGGCCTCAACCTCGTGCGCAACGCCGACTACAAG GTGCTCATGGACAACAAGCTCGGGATGCAGATGTTCGACGGCGGCTACGTGCACCACGGCCTGCTCAAGGCCGCCAAGTTCATCCTGGAGCGGGAGACGGAGACGCTGCGGGACCTGCTGCGCCGCTACGGGCCCGAGTACAAGCTCGTCCTCACCGGCCACTCGCTCGGCTCAGGCATCGCCGCGCTCATGACCGTGCTGGTGGTCAACAACCGCAAGGAGTTCGACAACATACCCAGGAGCCGAGTCAAGTGCTACGCCCTCGCGCCCGCCAGGTGTATGTCGCTCAACCTCGCCGTCAAGTACGCGGACGTCATCAACTCCGTCGTGCTCCAG GATGACTTTTTGCCAAGAACGCCGAcaccactagagtacatttttggGTCTATCTTCTG CTTGCCCTGCTTGCTATTCCTCATCTGCTTGAGAGATACATTTAAACAAGACAAGAGAAAATTTAAAGATCCAAGAAGATTGTATGCTCCTGGGCGAATGTATCATATCGTTGAGAGGAAATTTTGCAG ATGTGGAAGATTCCCACCTGAGGTCAGAACTGCAATTCCAGTGGAAGGACGATTTGAGCATGTTGTGTTATCATGCAGTACCACTTCTGATCATGCCATTGCTTGGATTGAACGGGAATCACAAAAGGCTTTAGAG tATATACTGCATTTGGAAGATGTCTACCTTTTACCAATATGA
- the LOC136521550 gene encoding THO complex subunit 4D-like has product MATSLDVTLDDLIKSRNGRGRGRGRGQGGRGRGDGQRLARGSWRGRGTGTFRGRGLGVPSRRPLGVNTRSSSFAIAKPFNKVKDFVWRHDLFEDSMVAAGFSGVESGTKLYISNLHYGVTREDIQELFSEMGHLKHCAVHYDSYRHPTGSAEVIFTRRSEALAALKRYNNVRLDGKAMKIEVIGADLGLSAAAAPRISVVPGASGRGQREVVMMPGGSGFGLGASGPSSSLPGWKRGGFVQKGGQGRGGFAQRGRGQVRGRGRGRGRSSFVQGRGRGYVRKGNVDKSAEQLDKDLDNYHSGAMNV; this is encoded by the exons ATGGCTACATCTCTGGATGTTACACTGGATGATTTGATTAAGAGCAGAAACgggaggggaaggggaagaggcaGGGGACAAGGAGGCCGAGGCAGAGGTGATGGCCAAAGATTGGCTCGTGGTTCATGGCGTGGGCGTGGCACTGGCACCTTCCGTGGAAGGGGACTAGGGGTGCCTTCGCGAAGGCCACTTGGTGTTAATACTCGGTCCTCATCATTTGCTATTGCCAAG CCATTCAATAAAGTAAAGGATTTTGTGTGGAGACATGATCTCTTTGAGGATAGCATGGTGGCAGCTGGGTTTTCTGGGGTAGAATCTGGTACAAAGCTGTACATTTCAAACTTGCACTATGGAGTGACAAGGGAAGATATACAG GAGCTTTTTTCAGAAATGGGTCATTTGAAGCACTGTGCTGTTCATTACGACAGTTACAGACACCCAACT GGTTCGGCTGAGGTGATATTCACCAGGAGAAGTGAAGCTCTTGCAGCACTGAAGAGATATAATAATGTGCGCCTTGATGGGAAGGCAATGAAGATTGAAGTAATAGGTGCTGATTTGGGTCTATCAGCTGCTGCCGCACCCCGAATTAGTGTTGTTCCTGGTGCAAGCGGAAGAGGGCAGAGAGAAGTTGTTATGAT GCCTGGTGGAAGTGGGTTTGGACTAGGTGCATCTGGCCCATCTAGTTCGCTTCCTGG GTGGAAGCGTGGAGGTTTTGTTCAAAAAGGAGGACAAGGGCGTGGTGGTTTTGCTCAAAGAGGGCGAGGGCAAgtgcgcggccgcggccgcggccgtggCCGTAGTAGCTTTGTTCAGGGCCGTGGCCGTGGCTATGTGCGCAAGGGTAATGTGGATAAATCAGCCGAACAATTGGACAAGGACCTTGACAACTACCACTCTGGTGCGATGAATGTCTAA
- the LOC136524453 gene encoding uncharacterized protein, protein MKQQPSTTTTTEMWQWQCGTCRADWKMLRQVTTTCCPHGHGHGSRCFQGQGTPPSPYAGNPAPHCHHHHHRQEEGTSSRALAAEAEGSSAGRHTITTLNPAAPPVVAEVCWVPDPYLMVQQLREFESLNDELVALRVQLQEYAEEIHKSSKDDINAGTVMNMNWLLALPANVRDVVILARDVIESFIAISTSAPPAN, encoded by the exons ATGAAGCAGCAgcccagcaccaccaccacgacgGAGATGTGGCAGTGGCAGTGTGGCACGTGCCGAGCTGATTGGAAGATGCTGCGCCAGGTGACGACCACCTGCTGCCCACACGGACACGGACACGGCAGCCGCTGCTTTCAGGGTCAGGGTACTCCGCCGTCTCCATATGCAGGAAACCCTGCTCCTCActgccaccaccatcaccatcgccAGGAGGAG GGTACCAGCAGCCGAGCtttggcggcggaggcggagggttCCAGCGCTGGGCGTCACACCATCACTACTCTGAATCCTGCTGCCCCTCCCGTCGTCGCGGAGGTCTGCTGGGTCCCGGACCCCTACCTGATGGTGCAGCAGCTCAGGGAGTTCGAGTCCCTGAACGACGAGCTGGTGGCGCTCAGGGTGCAGCTGCAGGAGTATGCGGAGGAGATCCACAAGAGCAGCAAGGACGACATCAACGCCGGGACCGTGATGAACATGAACTGGCTCCTCGCTCTCCCGGCCAACGTCAGGGACGTCGTCATCTTGGCCAGGGACGTCATCGAGTCTTTCATTGCCATCTCCACTAGCGCACCACCAGCGAATTAA